The following are from one region of the Isoalcanivorax indicus genome:
- a CDS encoding pirin family protein, whose product MEILTRDDLPLGGFAGLRERLYVMSPRQFGDQALPDTHPGLGNLVYLADAFFRPQGSTGRHFHRNIDIVTCLIRGRLLHQGSLGDGEILEAGAIQIQQAGATGFDHNEINPDTQLNHMIQLWLRPEHLITDARYRTAQPEPDARTRIYGSDDTVPNSTWLDILISTRPHTLALPGHTLGYLVRGGGELEEAGQRQVQRQIQRETLAADTLFTVHDGQLQLEANSYLILAGPSAV is encoded by the coding sequence ATGGAAATACTGACACGCGACGATCTGCCGCTGGGCGGCTTCGCCGGTCTGCGCGAGCGGCTCTATGTGATGTCGCCGAGGCAGTTCGGCGACCAGGCGCTGCCGGATACGCATCCCGGACTGGGCAATCTGGTCTATCTGGCGGATGCGTTCTTTCGGCCGCAGGGCAGCACGGGCAGACATTTTCATCGCAACATCGATATCGTGACCTGCCTGATTCGGGGGCGGTTGCTGCACCAGGGCAGTCTCGGGGACGGCGAAATACTGGAAGCCGGTGCGATCCAGATCCAGCAGGCGGGTGCAACGGGTTTCGATCACAATGAAATCAACCCGGATACGCAGCTCAATCACATGATCCAGTTATGGCTGCGCCCTGAGCACCTCATCACGGACGCCAGGTACCGCACGGCCCAACCGGAACCCGACGCACGCACCCGCATTTATGGCAGTGACGACACCGTGCCCAACAGCACCTGGCTGGATATCCTCATCAGCACCCGCCCCCACACCCTGGCCTTGCCAGGCCATACGCTGGGGTATCTGGTGCGTGGCGGCGGTGAACTGGAAGAAGCGGGTCAGCGCCAGGTTCAACGCCAAATTCAACGAGAGACCCTGGCTGCCGATACGCTGTTCACCGTCCATGACGGGCAACTGCAACTGGAGGCAAACAGCTACCTCATTCTGGCGGGGCCGTCGGCGGTGTGA
- a CDS encoding GDYXXLXY domain-containing protein — translation MPNKLVDSVEHAISERPMNWRGWLLLLVLLGQLLVLAGVLGSARYPLWAGRDVALEVVPVDPRDLFRGNYARLEYAITRLDAGLLVSQQPSDYRAPLQAGSRVYVMLEQSENGDNTWQATAIHRQRPDSGVFVRGRIMYRSGDILRLRYGIEAWFAPKDKALALERDLMRGGIAHIRVTDGGRAALHAITPPTAPPE, via the coding sequence ATGCCGAATAAACTGGTGGACAGTGTCGAACATGCGATTTCCGAGCGCCCGATGAACTGGCGCGGCTGGCTGTTGCTGCTGGTGTTGCTGGGGCAACTGCTGGTGCTGGCGGGTGTGTTGGGATCGGCGCGCTATCCATTGTGGGCTGGTCGCGATGTGGCCCTGGAAGTGGTGCCGGTGGACCCGCGCGATCTGTTTCGTGGCAATTATGCGCGCCTGGAATACGCCATCACCAGGCTGGATGCCGGGCTGCTGGTATCGCAGCAGCCGTCCGATTACCGGGCGCCGCTGCAAGCGGGCAGTCGGGTGTATGTCATGCTGGAGCAGTCGGAAAACGGCGATAATACCTGGCAGGCCACGGCCATTCACCGCCAGCGCCCGGACAGCGGCGTTTTCGTGCGGGGCCGCATCATGTATCGCAGTGGCGACATCCTGCGATTGCGCTACGGCATCGAAGCCTGGTTTGCACCGAAGGACAAAGCCCTGGCGCTCGAGCGCGACCTGATGCGCGGTGGTATTGCGCATATCCGGGTCACCGACGGTGGCCGGGCAGCCCTGCACGCCATCACACCGCCGACGGCCCCGCCAGAATGA
- a CDS encoding DUF2157 domain-containing protein: MADEVRDWVAEGLISAAQGEQILARYGLSLEGSGRTPLAYRVLTALAIIFAGAAVLLLLSHNWDELSRAGRMAGLIGATGLVNALGFRQWVRGYRDQAVLWLFAGGILYGASIMLIAQIYHLGEHFPDGLLLWALGILPLAWLTTSRLLHALQLLLAALWMMTQWRYGLPWLLPLFAGAALYQVLYRSHSGVLRDAALVLLLVWANGLYAWSMGHYFSPPPGIWAAHLVLTAWLVLLVRGLTLTQLDHPLRGRRAHAQWATHWLMRLALLGLLVFSYVGAWDEFIKAWLRHGLPLQWWLPLVWLLVAALAWQTRMPERSAIIASAAGLTLVLLLVTFWPFQGLALWLAVGINLLLLGLGIAMIRQGMQHGVSSRFYGGVVLLLLLVMLRYLSLIGDYLSSALMFAVAGVILFLAARYWQRHDRRNGRLQESADAE, encoded by the coding sequence TTGGCTGACGAGGTGCGCGACTGGGTGGCCGAGGGGCTGATCAGCGCCGCGCAGGGAGAGCAGATTCTGGCGCGGTACGGCCTGTCTCTGGAGGGCTCGGGGCGGACGCCACTCGCCTACAGGGTGCTGACTGCGCTGGCCATCATCTTCGCCGGGGCGGCGGTCCTGCTGCTGTTGTCGCATAACTGGGACGAGCTGTCCCGCGCCGGGCGCATGGCCGGCTTGATCGGCGCCACCGGTCTGGTCAATGCCCTGGGGTTCCGGCAGTGGGTGCGCGGCTATCGCGATCAGGCTGTGCTCTGGCTGTTTGCCGGCGGCATTCTTTATGGCGCCAGTATCATGCTGATCGCCCAGATCTATCATCTTGGCGAACATTTCCCCGACGGGCTGCTGCTCTGGGCGCTGGGTATCCTGCCGCTGGCCTGGCTGACCACCAGCCGCCTGCTGCATGCGTTGCAGTTGCTGCTGGCCGCCCTGTGGATGATGACCCAGTGGCGCTATGGGCTGCCCTGGCTGCTACCGCTGTTTGCCGGGGCCGCCCTGTATCAGGTGCTCTATCGCAGCCACTCCGGTGTGCTCCGTGACGCGGCGCTGGTGCTGCTGCTGGTCTGGGCCAATGGTTTGTATGCCTGGAGCATGGGGCATTATTTTTCACCACCCCCCGGTATCTGGGCCGCACACCTGGTGCTGACCGCCTGGCTGGTATTGCTGGTGCGCGGGCTCACTCTGACGCAACTGGATCATCCGCTCCGTGGCCGCCGTGCCCACGCGCAATGGGCGACCCACTGGCTGATGCGGCTGGCGCTGCTCGGGCTGCTGGTGTTCAGTTATGTCGGTGCCTGGGACGAGTTCATCAAGGCCTGGTTGCGGCATGGCCTGCCCTTGCAATGGTGGCTGCCACTGGTGTGGCTGCTGGTGGCTGCGCTGGCCTGGCAAACACGCATGCCAGAGCGCAGCGCCATCATCGCCTCGGCCGCCGGGCTGACGCTGGTACTGCTGCTGGTGACCTTCTGGCCCTTCCAGGGCCTGGCGCTGTGGCTGGCGGTGGGCATCAATCTGCTGTTGCTGGGGTTGGGTATCGCCATGATTCGGCAGGGCATGCAGCACGGTGTGTCATCGCGTTTTTACGGTGGCGTGGTGTTACTGCTGTTGCTGGTCATGTTGCGTTACCTGTCGCTGATCGGTGATTACCTGAGCAGCGCCCTGATGTTTGCCGTGGCGGGCGTCATTCTGTTCCTGGCCGCGCGCTACTGGCAGCGGCATGACCGTCGGAATGGCCGCCTTCAGGAGAGCGCCGATGCCGAATAA
- a CDS encoding error-prone DNA polymerase has translation MFAELHAQSSFSFLTGASQPDELVWQAASEGYAALAITDECTLAGVVRAHQAAREAGLHLIIGSRMTLTDGTRLVLLVTDRAAYANLSTLITAARRDSPKGEYRVTPARLAAHADGLLCLWRPGWEAERADQQLAMLKSHFHDRLWLACELHQDGDDVAQYQYLLQRANHHELPMVASNDVHMHSPARQPLQDVLTALRHRTTVAELGQRRFANGERYLRPVARLRQLYPEALLAESLHIARRCTFSLDELRYQYPAEVVPAGKTPAAWLRQLTEEGAARRWPEGVPDKVRALIEKELALIRELDYEYYFLTVQDIVAFARRQGILCQGRGSAANSAVCYCLFVTEVDPVHSSLLFERFINRERNEPPDIDVDFEHERREEVVQYIYRKYGRERAALAATVISYRMRSAVRDVGRALGFDRHRLDLLSQQLAWWDKPDTLIERFREAGLKDTQLARQYRALVLELLGFPRHLSQHVGGFVISRDPIATLVPIENAAMPERTIIQWDKDDLEALGLMKVDVLALGMLTAIRKMLDLINGYRATQGKTALSVQQLPREDPQTYAMLCKGDSVGVFQVESRAQMNMLPRLRPQQFYDLVIQVAIVRPGPIQGDMVHPYLRRRHGQEAVDYPDDRIRDVLSRTLGVPIFQEQVIQLTMVAAGFSGGEADQLRRAMARWGKSGELMQFRDKVIHGMLANGYTPEYAERIFEQMKGFGGYGFPESHAASFALLVYVSAWLKRHHTAAFYAGLLNSLPMGFYSPSQLIQDARRHGIETRPVCVDHSHWDYTLEDSTRLAFGMQPALRLGLRQISGFNEDAAARLVAARRQARFTDVEDLCRRAQLHRQERDALVAANALARLTGHRHQGHWEIQAVQETLPLFEHSASDSPTALHDGVRLDAPSEVDNLLSDYRSLGLTLGRHPLALLRHRPEFARCKRARDLRHLDSGRLVHVAGVVTNRQRPGTASGVLFMTLEDETGNTNVVLWQGIQEQYRRAILGGQLLIITGTAEKTEEGLIHLIAGKVEDVSDALASLKSRSRDFH, from the coding sequence ATGTTTGCCGAACTGCACGCACAATCCAGCTTCAGTTTTCTGACCGGTGCCAGCCAGCCGGATGAACTGGTCTGGCAGGCCGCCAGTGAAGGCTATGCCGCCCTGGCCATCACCGATGAATGCACCCTGGCAGGCGTTGTGCGTGCCCATCAGGCGGCCCGTGAAGCGGGCCTGCACCTGATTATCGGCAGCCGCATGACCCTCACCGACGGCACCCGTCTGGTGTTGCTGGTCACCGATCGCGCCGCCTACGCCAACCTGTCCACGCTGATCACGGCCGCCCGCCGTGACAGCCCCAAAGGCGAATACCGGGTCACCCCGGCACGGCTGGCCGCCCATGCCGATGGTCTGCTGTGCCTGTGGCGCCCAGGCTGGGAGGCCGAACGGGCCGATCAGCAACTGGCCATGCTCAAATCGCATTTCCACGACCGCCTGTGGCTGGCCTGCGAGCTGCACCAGGACGGCGACGATGTGGCCCAGTATCAGTACCTGTTGCAGCGCGCCAATCACCATGAATTGCCCATGGTGGCCAGCAACGACGTGCATATGCACAGCCCCGCGCGGCAACCCCTGCAGGATGTACTCACCGCCCTGCGTCATCGCACTACCGTGGCGGAACTGGGCCAGCGCCGCTTTGCCAATGGCGAGCGCTATCTGCGCCCGGTGGCGCGCCTGCGCCAGCTCTATCCCGAAGCCCTGCTGGCGGAAAGCCTGCATATCGCCCGGCGCTGCACCTTTTCACTGGATGAATTGCGTTATCAGTACCCGGCGGAAGTTGTCCCGGCGGGCAAGACCCCCGCCGCCTGGCTGCGCCAGCTGACCGAGGAAGGCGCCGCCCGGCGCTGGCCCGAAGGTGTCCCCGACAAGGTCCGTGCCCTGATCGAAAAAGAGCTGGCCCTGATCCGCGAGCTGGATTATGAGTATTACTTCCTCACCGTGCAGGACATCGTCGCCTTCGCCCGCCGCCAGGGCATCCTGTGTCAGGGGCGCGGCTCGGCTGCCAACTCCGCTGTCTGCTACTGCCTGTTCGTGACCGAGGTGGACCCGGTGCACAGCAGCCTGCTGTTCGAGCGCTTCATCAATCGTGAACGTAACGAACCCCCCGATATCGATGTGGATTTCGAACACGAGCGGCGTGAGGAGGTGGTGCAGTACATCTATCGCAAATATGGCCGCGAGCGGGCCGCCCTCGCCGCCACGGTCATCAGTTATCGCATGCGCTCCGCCGTACGGGATGTCGGCCGCGCCCTGGGCTTTGACCGGCACCGGCTGGACCTGCTGAGCCAGCAACTGGCCTGGTGGGACAAACCCGACACCCTGATTGAGCGGTTTCGCGAAGCGGGCCTCAAGGACACGCAGCTGGCGCGGCAATACCGCGCCCTGGTCCTGGAGCTGCTCGGCTTCCCGCGGCATCTGTCACAGCATGTTGGCGGGTTTGTCATCAGCCGCGACCCCATCGCCACGCTGGTGCCGATCGAAAACGCCGCCATGCCCGAGCGCACCATCATTCAATGGGACAAGGATGATCTGGAAGCCCTGGGTCTGATGAAGGTGGATGTGCTGGCGCTGGGCATGCTCACCGCCATCCGCAAGATGCTGGATCTGATCAACGGGTATCGGGCTACGCAGGGCAAGACCGCGCTCAGTGTCCAGCAACTGCCCCGGGAAGACCCGCAGACCTATGCCATGCTCTGCAAGGGCGACAGTGTCGGCGTGTTCCAGGTGGAATCCCGCGCGCAGATGAACATGCTGCCGCGTCTGCGGCCACAGCAGTTCTATGATCTGGTGATTCAGGTCGCCATCGTGCGGCCCGGCCCGATCCAGGGCGACATGGTGCATCCCTATCTGCGCCGCCGGCATGGCCAGGAAGCGGTGGACTATCCCGATGACCGCATTCGCGATGTGCTGTCACGCACCCTCGGCGTACCCATTTTCCAGGAACAGGTGATTCAGTTGACCATGGTCGCCGCCGGATTCAGCGGTGGCGAGGCCGATCAGCTGCGCCGCGCCATGGCACGCTGGGGCAAAAGCGGCGAGTTGATGCAATTCCGTGACAAGGTGATTCACGGCATGCTCGCCAATGGCTACACCCCCGAGTATGCCGAGCGCATTTTTGAACAGATGAAAGGCTTTGGCGGCTACGGCTTCCCCGAATCCCATGCCGCCAGCTTTGCCCTGCTGGTGTATGTCTCGGCCTGGCTCAAGCGGCACCATACGGCGGCATTTTATGCTGGCCTGCTCAACAGCCTGCCCATGGGCTTCTATTCGCCGTCGCAACTGATCCAGGATGCCCGGCGCCATGGCATTGAAACCCGCCCTGTCTGTGTCGATCACAGCCACTGGGATTACACCCTGGAAGACAGCACGCGCCTGGCCTTCGGCATGCAGCCCGCCCTGCGCCTGGGCCTGCGCCAGATCAGTGGCTTCAACGAAGACGCGGCGGCACGCCTTGTCGCCGCCCGGCGCCAGGCGCGTTTCACCGACGTGGAAGACCTGTGCCGCCGGGCACAGCTCCATCGCCAGGAGCGCGACGCCCTGGTGGCCGCCAACGCCCTCGCCCGCCTGACCGGCCATCGGCATCAGGGCCATTGGGAGATACAGGCGGTGCAGGAAACACTGCCGCTGTTTGAACACAGCGCGTCAGACAGCCCGACCGCATTGCACGACGGCGTGCGTCTGGATGCGCCCTCAGAGGTCGACAATCTGCTCAGTGATTACCGCAGCCTGGGGCTGACCCTGGGCCGTCACCCGCTGGCCCTGCTGCGCCACCGGCCCGAATTCGCCCGCTGCAAACGCGCCCGTGACCTGCGCCATCTGGACAGCGGCCGGCTGGTCCATGTGGCCGGGGTGGTCACCAACCGGCAACGACCGGGCACGGCCTCCGGCGTGCTGTTCATGACCCTGGAAGACGAAACCGGCAATACCAACGTGGTGCTCTGGCAAGGCATTCAGGAACAATACCGGCGCGCCATTCTCGGTGGCCAGTTACTGATCATCACGGGCACGGCAGAAAAGACAGAAGAGGGCCTGATCCACCTGATCGCCGGCAAGGTCGAGGATGTCAGCGATGCCCTCGCCAGCCTGAAAAGCCGCTCGCGCGACTTCCACTAG
- a CDS encoding patatin-like phospholipase family protein, with amino-acid sequence MRRKRVGGVVLAAIVLAGGLAWSPGKVQAEQDGAERVALVLSGGGARGLAHVGVMRALEEYGVQVDLIVGTSMGAIVGALRASGLDAEALERVARGTDWGLAFTDRSPRQDQPYIFRQLDAGLAADYRLHMARGRIVLPRSVLKGQHMTAMLDDLFVAVDRVDDFDALSIPFRAVAADLVSGEQVVLDGGRLSTAVRASMSIPGLLEPVDLDGRLLVDGGVVNNIPVDVARDLGATRLVVVDVGTPRRKREDIQSLVDVMDQLTGLMVRGNSDQQLASLAAHDLLIRPQLESVSNSSFGEVDAALEAGYHAAVAALQAQGRVPVPVPVGDRPVAPGEPPVIHFIRVNNDSPVDDRVIRNLLRQPLHQPLDRARLHEDISAIYGLDYFRQIRYRVIEENGQTGLLLVSQRRQEGSNFLRVGLRISDDFRGDSEFGVGASLRMAGLNRLGGTAFLRSDIGTTPRLEGRFVQPLDYHMRYFIEPQLLYQAERIDLFDDTIQDEAIASYQRRERQAGLALGRQLYRQRGEVRVGVVRKRGDVALRGGMDLGEGSYDDGYYLVGLGWDTLDDLAFPRRGLRWKSQWQWHDPELRAEQRFRRFSGEATWALSTGRVSWLLEGDLSVSDTDEQDLANIVPIGGFLELSGLAPRSRWGMHRAMTRLVTLVPLGPQSSMPSRLPLFAGASLERGNVWEIRSEMSARNAITAGSAFLGMDTPVGPAYLSLGLAEGGHRSVNLFVGQLFR; translated from the coding sequence GTGCGCAGGAAACGAGTGGGTGGTGTTGTTCTGGCCGCTATCGTGCTGGCGGGTGGTCTGGCGTGGAGCCCGGGGAAGGTGCAGGCGGAGCAGGACGGGGCAGAACGTGTGGCGCTGGTCCTCAGCGGCGGTGGCGCGCGCGGTCTTGCCCATGTCGGGGTCATGCGCGCGCTGGAGGAATATGGCGTGCAGGTGGATCTGATTGTGGGCACCAGCATGGGCGCCATTGTCGGCGCCTTGCGAGCCTCGGGCCTGGATGCGGAGGCTCTGGAGCGGGTGGCCCGGGGCACGGACTGGGGGCTGGCCTTTACCGACCGGTCGCCGCGTCAGGATCAGCCTTATATCTTCCGGCAACTGGATGCCGGGCTGGCGGCGGATTACCGGCTGCATATGGCCCGCGGGCGTATCGTGTTGCCGCGCAGTGTGCTCAAGGGTCAGCACATGACCGCCATGCTGGATGACCTGTTTGTGGCAGTGGATCGGGTGGATGACTTTGATGCCTTGTCGATCCCGTTTCGTGCCGTGGCGGCAGACCTGGTCTCGGGCGAGCAGGTAGTACTGGATGGCGGCCGTCTGAGTACGGCGGTCAGGGCGAGCATGTCCATCCCCGGACTGCTGGAGCCGGTGGACCTGGATGGGCGCCTGCTGGTGGACGGTGGTGTGGTCAACAACATCCCGGTGGATGTGGCGCGCGACCTCGGAGCGACCCGTCTGGTGGTGGTGGATGTCGGGACGCCGCGCCGGAAACGGGAGGATATCCAGTCTCTGGTGGACGTGATGGATCAGTTGACCGGACTGATGGTGCGCGGCAACAGTGACCAGCAACTGGCCTCGCTGGCGGCGCACGATCTGCTGATTCGCCCGCAGCTGGAATCGGTGTCCAACAGCAGTTTCGGGGAAGTGGATGCGGCGTTGGAAGCCGGATACCACGCTGCGGTGGCGGCGCTGCAAGCACAGGGGAGGGTGCCGGTGCCGGTGCCGGTCGGAGACCGACCGGTGGCGCCCGGTGAGCCACCGGTCATTCATTTCATTCGCGTCAATAATGACAGCCCGGTGGACGACCGGGTGATCCGCAATCTGCTGCGCCAGCCGCTGCATCAGCCGCTGGATCGGGCGCGCCTGCACGAGGATATCTCGGCGATCTACGGGCTCGATTATTTTCGCCAGATCCGTTACCGGGTGATCGAGGAGAACGGGCAGACCGGTTTGCTGCTGGTGTCCCAGCGGCGTCAGGAAGGCAGCAACTTCCTGCGTGTGGGGCTGCGCATCAGCGATGACTTTCGCGGGGATTCGGAGTTCGGCGTGGGGGCCAGTCTGCGCATGGCGGGCCTGAACCGGCTGGGGGGCACCGCCTTCCTGCGCTCGGATATCGGCACGACGCCGCGTCTGGAAGGGCGTTTTGTACAGCCGCTGGATTACCACATGCGTTATTTCATCGAGCCGCAACTGCTCTACCAGGCAGAGCGCATTGATCTGTTTGATGACACCATCCAGGACGAGGCCATTGCCTCCTATCAGCGCCGTGAACGCCAGGCCGGCCTGGCGCTGGGGCGCCAGCTCTATCGTCAGCGCGGTGAAGTGCGGGTCGGTGTGGTGCGCAAACGCGGTGATGTGGCGTTGCGGGGTGGAATGGACCTCGGCGAGGGCAGCTACGACGATGGTTATTATCTGGTCGGTCTGGGCTGGGATACGCTGGATGATCTGGCCTTTCCGCGTCGCGGCCTGCGCTGGAAAAGCCAGTGGCAGTGGCATGACCCCGAGCTGCGCGCAGAGCAGCGCTTTCGCCGCTTCAGCGGCGAGGCCACCTGGGCGCTGTCCACCGGGCGGGTCAGCTGGCTGCTGGAAGGCGACCTGAGTGTCAGCGACACCGACGAACAGGATCTGGCCAATATCGTGCCCATCGGTGGTTTTCTGGAATTGTCCGGCCTGGCGCCGCGCAGTCGCTGGGGCATGCATCGCGCCATGACGCGGCTGGTGACCCTGGTGCCGCTGGGCCCGCAAAGCAGCATGCCCTCTCGCTTGCCGCTGTTTGCCGGAGCCTCGCTGGAGCGCGGGAATGTCTGGGAAATACGCAGCGAGATGAGTGCCCGCAATGCCATTACGGCGGGCAGCGCCTTTCTCGGGATGGACACCCCGGTGGGCCCGGCCTACCTGTCGTTGGGGTTGGCGGAAGGCGGCCATCGTTCGGTGAATCTGTTCGTAGGCCAGTTGTTTCGCTGA